Within the Prosthecobacter debontii genome, the region AAGCTATCTATTCATCTTGAGTCCTCAGCGATCGTGGGGTTGTTTGCCCGAGCGAAAGTCTTGTTATCTCGAGGTAGATATGGAAACTTCAAGCTGGCAGAGATCAATGCGTTTCTTCCTGCCGAATTGAAGGCTAACAAAGAAATCAAAACCTTGAGTGACGTGCCATGAAAGTCGAAATTTTAAGTTTGCGTGAAGAGGGACAGGTAGTGACTGCCGTTTGGACCTTGGATGACAGCGGTCACGCCGTGAGTAACCGGCCTGGAGAAAAGGAGCGTTTTGATGAAACTGGCATTCCCATGGCTGGTGATACCTTTCTTTATCCCAAAGATGGCGAGGTTTTTCTACGCGCCTTGCCAGAGCGTTATTCTGGCTCATACTCCCGCGCGCGAATTGTGGAGTGAGAGATTCATGTGCGGAGGCCACCTTAAACATTTGTAGCCACCCTCACTTCTTCTGAAACTCGGCTTGGGCATCCAGGCCTTCGGCGATCCATTTCACTTCATCTTGGCGCACGCTTTCGCGATAGCGGGCACCGTGATTGAGGGCTTTTTGAAGATCGGCTTTGCTCTTTTCGATGTCGAAACCGCGAGATTGAAGACCGCTAACGTTACACTTGATGGTTAGGCGTTTTTGATCGCGTGGATCGGTGGCTTTGAGGGAGGCGTGCAGGTAGCAAAGGCTCGCGAGCCGATTGGCATTCGTTTGACTGTCGCCCACGATGAGGAGATCACCCAGGGCTTCCTGAAGATGGGGATTGTTAAAATCAGCGAACCACATCATGCCTCTTATTCCATGGATGGCGGCGGTTCGTTGGTCCGGTGAGAGACTGAGCTTCTGTCGGCTGTAGGCGGGAAGTCCACCCGAGATCTGGCGTGCGACGAAGCGGGCAAAACCGACGGGTTCGATGGTGGTGGAGCCGGTGATCAACTCTTGTGGGCTATTCGGCTCCTGCTGCTTTTCTAGGATCCACTGCACCAGCCACTTTTGATATTTCTCCCGGCCAAAGTGGGCGTTGGGGTTGATGGCGAGGGCTTGGTCAATGGTTGTGAGCGCTTTTTGCAGCTCGCCGGTGTAGATGTAAAAGGTGCCGAGGTTGGAATACGTCTCATACAGACCTGGGACGAGCTTGTCCTTCTCCTGCATGGTGGCGATGGCGGCTTTATGTTGGC harbors:
- a CDS encoding tetratricopeptide repeat protein translates to MNSRPPVFTLLAWFVCVLGQSLSPVHGCIWDSDTLASERARFPGIDLLITGSFATHSREFHEWRIAQRQKDIASATAMPEHYDDLAVSQHKLGQHKAAIATMQEKDKLVPGLYETYSNLGTFYIYTGELQKALTTIDQALAINPNAHFGREKYQKWLVQWILEKQQEPNSPQELITGSTTIEPVGFARFVARQISGGLPAYSRQKLSLSPDQRTAAIHGIRGMMWFADFNNPHLQEALGDLLIVGDSQTNANRLASLCYLHASLKATDPRDQKRLTIKCNVSGLQSRGFDIEKSKADLQKALNHGARYRESVRQDEVKWIAEGLDAQAEFQKK